The Erythrolamprus reginae isolate rEryReg1 chromosome 3, rEryReg1.hap1, whole genome shotgun sequence genome contains a region encoding:
- the ARTN gene encoding artemin codes for MKGRMEWRVDGSRHRLDRPPSSCRSLPIQQARLREQRLWGTLTILSLFAGIVMANSETLRATSGSLGSAGSSSVKKNSMETPSLAAWNHRNGKNMTIQDLSTSKFRRAERSRSRSSNGKRNSRRTGNGPCRLYSRYMHVRDLGLGYDTEEVILFKYCSGTCHTTNYDIVLNYVMQRGIVEPRHKNFVSEPCCRPVRFENFSFLDVYNVWQSVYRGSAAECDCVG; via the exons ATGAAAG GTAGGATGGAGTGGAGAGTTGACGGGTCAAGGCACAGATTAGACagacctccctcttcctgcaggaGTTTGCCTATCCAACAAGCACGACTCAGG GAGCAGCGTTTGTGGGGTACCTTAACTATACTGTCACTGTTTGCTGGGATAGTCATGGCAAATTCAGAGACATTGAGAGCAACTTCGGGCAGCCTGGGCTCTGCTGGTTCTTCCTCCGTGAAAAAAAACAGCATGGAAACACCATCTCTGGCTGCATGGAACCACCGGAATG GGAAAAACATGACCATACAAGACCTGAGCACATCAAAATTTCGCAGGGCTGAGCGTTCCCGATCCCGCTCAAGCAACGGCAAGAGAAACTCCAGGAGGACTGGGAATGGTCCTTGTCGCCTATATAGCCGCTACATGCACGTGCGGGATCTGGGGCTTGGCTACGACACCGAGGAGGTTATTTTGTTCAAGTATTGCAGTGGGACATGTCATACCACAAACTACGACATCGTCCTGAATTACGTGATGCAGAGAGGTATTGTCGAGCCCAGGCACAAGAATTTTGTTTCTGAACCTTGCTGCCGACCGGTCCGGTTTGAGAACTTCTCTTTCCTGGATGTGTACAATGTCTGGCAAAGTGTGTATAGAGGGTCAGCGGCGGAATGCGATTGCGTGGGCTAA